The Alligator mississippiensis isolate rAllMis1 chromosome 11, rAllMis1, whole genome shotgun sequence genomic interval TTAGCTTTTTAAAATAGGGATAATGGCATTCCCTTACTTCCCAGCAGTTCTGAGAGGATAAATACATATTGTGCTCACACACCTACAGGAAGGACAGGGGACAGATATGCACCTAGGTCAGATTCCTGTTCCAGAAAAAAACTATTTGGGGATACCTTTATGCATAGGAAGACTGTAACTGTAGGAAGGGAACCTGTTTTTGGAAAGCACTGTGAGAATCTACAGCCCCACATTAGTTCCTGACCATAAAAAGGTTTTACCTGGCTCAACTTAAGCCCATGAATACATCCATCACTGGGGAGCATATATTAACCTTTATGATCCATTACATCTGCCTGTTCTTGTAGTGATACAAGTTGTATCTTTAACCAGGAATGTTGTATCTTTAACCCAGAATAAAAATGAGTTTAATGTGCAATTTGTTGTTATACTTCTATTGCTACAGAAGCATCCAGATCCACCAAGTACATTATAGTAGTTTATACGCATATCAAATGATACCAATGCAACTGTTACATTGCTGTGTACTTCTCCATTCTTCACAAAATTCAAATTTTCCAGCCACCCAATTATAGATAAGCCATAAAAGCCAGTATTTAAAAGTTATCTAAGATGGACACAGATAGACAGCTTACCTTGACACTTGTTGTGAAGATGAGGTAAAGTTAGGTCTGCAAAGTTGGTGTCATTTGGTCAAGGGTTTTGCAGGATACAGGCTCCTGAAAAGAAAACCACTCAAGAATTGTGAGTTTGCATAATATTTTTAGGTGAAGAATTGTATAGCTAGCAGATGGCAGAATCCACTTGCCTGCATGGCTGATAAATAGTCAAAATTCTGAAAATTTAGTCTTAAACTACTACCTCCAGACACAGGCGACCGGTAAGgtgtgcacgggggtgcatgtgccacCTCGATGGGGCTAGTGCCCCCCAGATGGCCAATACcaatgctgttggtagggctggcaTCCCCCCTAACACATGGAATAAAGAGAtatgaaaatgtttttaactTATGTGGGAATCATCACTTTATAATAGTAGTAGGATAAGCAAAAGTCAATTATTATAGTGGTCATTTCTTACTTGGGAAGGGAATTCGAGGTCCATGGTACAGAAGTGTGTTCTTAATGACACACAATGTTTCTATGACTGCTAAAAAGTTACAAATAAGAAAAAAGTAATTAgttatcatagaaaatgagggttggaagagacctcaggaggtcatctagtccaaccccccactcaaagcaggatggtccccaactagaccatccccaactaagtTATGAATTATTTGTAAATGCTCAGAGGTATGAAAATCATTTAATCCCTTAAAGGCTCAGAGTTAAGGTCACAGTTTGCTTTTGGAAATAAGTGTATTTCTGCTGTAGTCTCTGGTACAGGTCACTAAAGTTGCCCCATATAGTATATGGTTTTAGTGTTTCTGCGATAGATGTGTCACTCAGGCACAAACACAACATTAACAAGCTTTAAGGTTGAAATTATTCATAACAAGATACCATATGCAGTTAGATTATTGAGGATTCAAATATAAATGGAACAGGAATCCCCAATTTCTAAATGCCTGAATCAGGAGTAGGGTCATAATGCTGTTGTAGCCTTAATGGTTCAGGGAATAGGTAaaaaacatctttatctgataacATCTCGAATTGGATCAATTGTACAGTCAGGAAGGATGTTAGACAAGGTTtggggcacaaagtgcccttccttagGTCTGGGAAAAAAGGCGAGTATAAAACAATGACTTTTGTTTAACTCCAATATGTAAATGAAAAGAGTTCcttaaagaagaggaaaagagcagTAGATGTGTGGAGCTCATGGAAGTATTCAGAGGTAACTACAAGACAAGTAAAGAGCAGTTGAAATGGATATTCTAATTACGTAAAGCAAGAAGTCATCGCTCTAGTATTTAACTTAAGATGCAGctgcttgtctaacatctctcccaaataTACAGGCAGGACAAAAATATTACCAAATAAATCTGAATTCAGAAGATTTCTTTCATGGGAAGACAGTTAAAACAGCTCGTGCCTTCACAAATGTCCCACTACTATCAGTCATTTTCTATGCACATACGTTGCTTTGCAAATATATCCCATTACTGCCACAGATCCATAGCACAGATTCTCAAATGTATTCAAACACTTCCCTGCTTCCTAGGATACACTGGACTTGTATACATGGACTTGTGTAAATGAAACAGGgatttacttcaccctaaattgaagcagtgggttttttttaaattagggtGAAGTAAATCCCTGTGTCGTGTTcacctgtgtcttacctgcctctctggcagtggggagggaagggtgaccTGTtagtgggtggagcagtccctgggctgtgaggGGCAAgaggggggcctggtgcttccctccatggcagcagcagcccagccccccaggcgACACCTGtccacaggcacccggctcaggaGGTCCTGAGGGGCACCACAGCCGCAGAGAGAAGGACTGGGTCACCGCGCagttcatgcaggcaggcaggctccagtgcggagaaaaaaaaaaatcaagcttgccgcttttttttttttcctttggtggagcctgccttccagggatgctgccaggctgcctgcacgggctgcctgcacagcccctgagccaaatggagcccagtgcttcactccgtggctgtagggcagcaaccTAAAACTTCTCAGAGgtcttttagtttgctgcgccccaaagtcatttaaggtgcattacgccaccaaatGTGCCAAAGCtgctggaattactgcgcaatatgctgccaacatgtgcaaacaccaatgccattaaagcaatgcaaaagcatttaatctgctttaaagtgtcgtgcacacatgcccttctTTTTGTCTACACATACCCCACGATTTCAATAGCAGTGAAATGACCAAATACCCCATTCAGTTATCTGCTAACCACCACTGATACTTAAGTCTCTGAGGCAGCTAAATGTCTGATGGTGGGCACACACAAATCTCCGACCTGGGTAACAAAGTGCTTTGGAAGCCCTGAAGTCATATTCTCAAAATAGGTTGGTGGAATAACTGTCTTGTTAATGAGGCCAGTTCTTTAGACATGCTTCATAAAGCAAAATGCAGAGATGGGCGAGTGCATGTGTCTTAGTCCTTCAGGGCACTCCACAGGAACTTGAGAGCCCTGGGTTCAGatccctctctgctcccctgtAAGGACTGGTTCCTACGTCTCCTAAACTCCTATGTCGATACCTAACCACCAGACTATTGGATAGTTAGGGAAGAATCATTCATAATCTTGCCTGTTGCAACCATTCAAGTCTCTCCTGTGAGGAATGCTTACGCATTTATATAAATGTGGTACAGCTCctacaagaacaaataagagatCTTTCATGGATCAGGCCAGGCCTTGGATACCTCTGTAGGTGACCTGGCTTAAGTGCCTAACAGCAGGGGAAAATTCCTggctcaggatcctgaagaaaggaggaggtaattattagggctgtgcaaagcttcaactgctgattcaattcggcagagactcagcccaattcagcggccgaatctccaaaactgaataaaatcagaggaccctctaacctctctgaatcaaatcggagattcagaaagatttggagattcagacatagacacagctttaaatgttttttctacatacctctaggtagcaggggctcttgaatgctgcgatgctggggtgcatggagtgtcccacagaagcgtgggaaggctccccagcgtgctcggcagcagacccagaagtggaccagaagcacttccagtccacttctgggtccactggggagcgcatgcccccccgcaccccccccccagctcagcaactggtgtctcctgggtctggggaggtcACCCAGGGCCCCCCTGAGGCTGATCACtgagatgggtggggagggggagtccccccagtGCGCTCCGTGGCAGACCCCAAaatggactgaaagtacttccagtccacttctgggtccaccaccgagcacatggagggtcccCGCACTGCTCTGGGAtgccccatgtgccccagcaccatagcaatcacgagccatgcctgctacctcaaggtatatagaaaaaacatttaaagctgtgtctaagtccaaatcgctgattctccgaaccagcatcgaatcttcagatttagattcagctgaatcgaatcagggacagtgatccaaatcaactaatcaaatcactgtccctgatttgggtcaaatcccaattgaatagggcctgatttgcacacccctagtaataaTAAAGGATCTTCAGCATTTAATCCTCTATATGCATTGTATCAGGAGCTTGGGCATCTAGCTCAGAAATGTGATGTGCCAGAGTGTACATAGGAATTAGAACCTGCAATGCCTAAGTAACTCCGACAGCTTGGGTATTTCATATTGTTCACCTGTTGTTATTATTGGTGTTGTCATCATCGttgtaattatatataatatttattattattgtcaCTGTAATAATGCTTAGAAGCCTCAGCTCTGAACCACAGCCTCATCTTGCTAAGAGCTGTACAAGCACAACAAATAAAGGACCCTGTTGCAAAGAAAGAAGACCCTAAGTATCCATAAGTCTATGGCAAATCCAATTCTTGGTATAGGCATCTGATTTACTTTAAATGGTCAGGTTATTTTTTCCTGACATGTGAATCCCACTTTCCCATCCAGCACCACAGATGACCCTTCAGGTCTTTAACTATTCTTCTCACCACCTAGCCCTGATTTTCTATACAAAATCACAAGGGAGAAGGATTCATTCTGAGTAAGGAAGCTGCGCTgtaattctttcctctcctttgtGTGGCTTGTCCTTTCATCCATGTCTTTGTCATTTCTCCCAGCAGAATGAAAGAGGAAATGGAAGCTCCCAGGAAGAGTTCATCCTACTGGGCCTTTCTGACAAGCCATACCTGGAGATGCTATTTTTTGTGTTCTTTCTAATCTCCTATGTCCTGACATTGTTCTGGAATCTGGCCATCATTGTGGTCTCACAGCTGGACCCCCATCTCCAtacacccatgtacttcttcctcagcaacctcTCTCTCCTAGACCTCTGCTACACCACCACCACGGTGCCTCAGATGCTGGTGAACTTCCGCAGTGCCCACAAGTCCATCTGCTGGGCTGGCTGCGTGGCCCAGCTCTTcatcttcctgtccctggggtccACAGAGTGCATCTTGTTGGCGGTCATGGCCTATGATCGCTATGCAGCCATCTGTCAGCCCCTGCGCTACATGACCATCATGAGCCATCGCCTCTGCTGGCTTATGGTGGCTGCCTCCTGGCTGAGCGGCAtcactaattctgctgtgcagaCTATCCTGACTTTGCGGTTGCCATTCTGTGGACAAAAACAGATCAACAACTTCTTCTGTGAGGTCCCAGCTATGATCAGTCTGTCATGTGCTGAGACCTCCATCAATGAGGCTGGGCTCATCGCTGGTGCTTCATTCTTGTTGCCAGGGCCCCTGGGCCTTATCCTGGTCTCCTACGGCTACATTGGTGCTACAGTGCTAAGGATCCGCTCGGCTGAGGGAAGACGCAAGGCTTTCAgcacctgcacctcccacctCACCGTGGTCTCACTCTTCTATAGCACGGCCATCTACATGTACCTGCAGCCCCCATCCCACCACTCCCAGAACCAGGGCAAAATGGTCTCCCTCTTCTACGGCATCATCACCCCAATGCTGAACCCTTTGATCTACACACTGAGGAACAAGGATGTGCACGGGGCCCTGAGGAGAACTCTAGGAAAGTTGTTCTGGATGCAGATTACATGGGCCAGAGAAATGACATCGGACTGGCATAACAAGGCTTCCCCtttagctgggggtggggattcTAAACTGGTCGAAGGTCCGCAAGACTGGTAGGGTTGGGGACGGGAAAATAAGGTATTTCGCATGAATTCATTACGTCCAACCCAGCTTGGTAATGTCTGAGAATTGTTACTGTCTTAAAGCTATTTGTTACAGGAATTAAACCAAGTGGGTAAAGTGTCAGCCCTAggaaggctgctgcagctgacatGGTTTGTACTATCCCCACAGTTGAAGCCCTGGCTTCTTCTAGTAATTAGGTATTGCTCCATATGTCATTTTGTTAGCTGTATCCTCAGCCATATACTCCCAGGGTCTTTTAGCAGCTATCAGTCCATTCTCTTGTTTCGTTTtacctttattttttcttttatggagAATAATTTAGTTTcattcatgaaaaaaaaaccaaccaaacaaaaaggCCAGGATTCCAAAGAAAAGTCTTGATGTTTTGTGAGAGCATGGAAAGCATTGTCCAACCATTTCTATTCCAACTTACTTCAacttactgtccctgatttgtgCCGAATCCAgatgaatagggcccactttgcacactccTAGTAGTTATGTAAacctttgattttaaaaaagtgtCTTGTGTTACTGCTTTTCTAGCCCAAATGAATAGTAGGGGccccttcccttcttccattaCTCCTTAAACTGCCTTCCCATCTCCCTGCATTTCATGGATGGTTCCTATGGCAAGCTCCGTATTTAATATTAAGTATGCCTCCAGGCTAAAAGGCTTTACTCCTTTATCAGGTAGGAGTTCAGGCTGCCCAGCAATACCCAAATAAATCCCAtaccctgctgcccagctgaacTGCTCTTCATTCTGGCAGTTACCTGCTGGTTCCCAACTACTGTTCCTTGCAGCATATTCTGTTTCCACCCCTCTCTTCCTTTCCTGCAATGGCCTCAGAGCTCCCTCTTGTCTGTGTGAATCACTGACAAAGGAGCCACTAATATGATCAATATAAAATCATCCTAGATGTTGATATTTTATCTCCAGCCATcaactattaaaagaaaaatccctCAGATTTTGACCTGGTTCCCCTAATCAAGGAACACTGATTTAAAACCCCTTAGATGTGCCTGCTATTCTCTCTGATGATCAAATATCGGTCTATAAGTGTCTGAGATGCTTAAATCATTTTCTCTTGTCTTCACATGCTGGTCTAAAACCTATTCCTGTTTTATTGACTTCCGTCCCTATTGCTCaggtaggaattaaaaaaaaaaattccctcagttttaggattttttttctcctccactCCTACTATATGGCACAAATTCTGCTTGTAGTGGAAATTTTGTCTTAATCGCCTTATATTGTGCACAAGTCTGTTTTCAGACTACAGTCTTCTTCTCTCAGCTATCAATCACTTACCAATTTGCCTTcagattttatttcttttctttttttaaatgttgatctACATTAGCATCATATTTTTGCATACTTCCCCCTCCAATtcccaaatatttatttaaattctaATTTGGTTTGGTTCCTATTGTCTCTGCTTActgaaaaatgaaatgtaaattcATCTTCAGTTCCACTCCTTGTGCTACCTAAGCATATAGATAGTGATACAAAATCCAGTCCTGATCAGCACTTTTTGTCAGCtaaatattgatttaaaataaaatttggaCCAACTTCTTCCTCCTAATACAAACTGCAGCATCTTCAGTTTTTGGAGTGAAAAAGTTGCCCTGAGGGTCTTGTTACATGTTTCACTTAGAGATGTTAACacttaactgcacttaaaatgccaAGGTCCACAAGTTCAAGCAGTAAAATGTGTATCATAGCAAAGCTAATACTTTTCATAGGAAGAACAATTACACGTGGCATTAAGTAATATGTGTTCAGCCATCATGGAACTGTTCCACAATGATAATATGAGCAGTCCTCACCAACTCTGGTGTGGTGCAAGGGCTGGGACTGTAAAGGAGAGCCTGTTTCTGCAGTACCTGCTTGTGTTACCATtactgggtgcttgtacacatgacaaaaattgccatttttagcAATTTAATCGCCCTTTTTTAGCAATTAAATCATGTCACACTGTACGTGTGTAGCGGCATATTGCAAAATAAATGAGTTTGTTATGTAGCAAATTAAAACACatcctgatgtattttagtttgccaCATAAGTTGCAGTCATACATCCatccttattcatagattcatagatgctagggtaggaagggacctcaatagatcatcgagtccgaccccctgcataggcagggaagagtgctgggtttagatgaccccagctagatgcctatctaacctcctcttgaagacccccagggtaggggagagcaccacctcccttgggagcccgttccaggccttggccactcgaactgtgaagaagttcc includes:
- the LOC102567836 gene encoding olfactory receptor 2C1, which gives rise to MENERGNGSSQEEFILLGLSDKPYLEMLFFVFFLISYVLTLFWNLAIIVVSQLDPHLHTPMYFFLSNLSLLDLCYTTTTVPQMLVNFRSAHKSICWAGCVAQLFIFLSLGSTECILLAVMAYDRYAAICQPLRYMTIMSHRLCWLMVAASWLSGITNSAVQTILTLRLPFCGQKQINNFFCEVPAMISLSCAETSINEAGLIAGASFLLPGPLGLILVSYGYIGATVLRIRSAEGRRKAFSTCTSHLTVVSLFYSTAIYMYLQPPSHHSQNQGKMVSLFYGIITPMLNPLIYTLRNKDVHGALRRTLGKLFWMQITWAREMTSDWHNKASPLAGGGDSKLVEGPQDW